The DNA sequence ACACTACATCAATGCACTGAAAGAAAAAAGACCCCTAAAAGAGGTCTGTTCATGAATCGTCACTCATCCAATTACATGCAATTTCGACAAGTTGTTCCCTTCTATCTTCGGATGCGGAATAACACTCAAACGTGCCGCCATGCTCTCCCGAGATAATAACGTGCCGTTTTTTCTTATTAGCGGCAAACATAAAGTACGTCTCCGTTACTTCGAAAGGAATAATGGCATCGTCCTCAAATGTAAACAGGAGAAGAGGAACATTCGATTGTTTAAGAATCTCGAAAGATTCAGAATCCATCCAGCTTCCCGGCTGACGTAGAATCTTCCTAAAGTTTTCCCCGAACGGAATTTTTCTATCAACAAGAACAGATGAGAATGCTCCCGGCGCAGACAAGATAACTCGTGATACCAAAGGTTCGGCAGACAAACATGCCGCAATATGACCCCCCATACTGTGTCCCCATAAAATTTGTTTCAGTTTGGGGTAGTGGCATGCAAGATACACCAAAATATATTGTGTATCAATAATGCGTGTGTGAAGTCCCGTATGTTCAAAAAATATGTTAGAACCGCTACTTGCATTCATGCCACGATAGTCAAAAAAGGCGATGCCGTACCCTGCCTTAAAGAACTTCTGTAAAAGAAGTAAAGACCGCCATCTATGAAAGTCCAATGAACCTCCATAACAAAAGATAATAATTGCCGTGGCGCCTTCCGGTACGGCAACACTTATATCAACCGTATCACGAGGATTCACATTAGGAATGGACACCTCATGAAAATATTCCGGCTTGGCGGAAACCACAAAAGGCCGATATTCCATTATCATAACTTCCTCCCAGGATTACAATGTATCCGGATGGTGAGCGGTGCAATCATCCAAGCTTCACGGAGAAGCCTATTACGTTAAAGGACGCTTAACCACATAAGAAAGACTGGTTAAAGGTGGCTCGTTTTTATCGCGCCGATAAGAGAAAAATGTTTTACCGTTGCCATAACAAAAGGTACAGGCGGATGACAGCTCAATATGATGCTGTGGAATGCCAAGATCAACCGCCTGTTGGCGTATAATACCCGGTAAATCAAGTCGATACCCCCCGCATTGGACTTCGGGAAAACCTTCGAATACCTTAAACGAGTATTTCATTTCTCTCCTCCTTATTAATGTTCTTCTGCAGAGAATATATACCGTAAATGATATAATTGCAATGTGAAGCATTATAGATTATACCTATGGGATGGCTGTTGATTTTATATCATTACGACCTACTCTGCCGTCCACGCCAGGCGTGTACTTTTTTCGAGGTGAGCGCGGAAAAGTATTGTACGTGGGAAAAGCGGTAAATATACGCCAGCGTCTTGCATCCTATTTTACGAAAAGTACCAATCTCACACCTGCTAAAAAAGAAATGCTGGAACGCGCTCGCACTATCACCTGGCAAGATGCCGATTCCGAAATTGACGCCCTATTGCAAGAAGCTTCCTACATCAAAAAACACCGCCCTCCTTATAACATTGTTCTTAGGGATGACAAATATTATTCTTTTGTTGAAATCACAAAAGAACAGTTTCCCCGTATATTCATCGTTCACCGCCCTACATTATCTGTGACCGATCAAAAAAAATCCTCTTCCTTAAAGAGTGAGTTCATCGGCCCGTTTACCAATGGATATGGTCTTAAGAATATACTTCGCTCCCTTAGAAAAATATTTCCGTACTGCACATGCAAACAATATCATACGCGCCGATGCCAGCAGGCACAGCTGGGACTTTGCGCCGGCATATGTTGTCTGAAAAATTATACGCCGCCCGGAAAAGAATTGGCGGCGTATCAAAAAAATATCCGCTATATCCGAAATGTTCTCTTCGGCAGGCAAAAACAGCTTATGAAAACACTCGAACGTACTATGCAAACGGCAAGCGCTCAAAAACGGTTTGAAGATGCGGCGCATGCCCGTGATCAACTTAGGCGACTTTCGCGCATATTCGCCCACAGCCGTGTCATAAAAAAAGAATATGGCGTTCAAAATCAAAAAGGACTCTACGAACTGCGTATGCTTCTTAAACGTGAAGAGACGCCGGAACGTATAGAGGGGTATGATATTTCAAATATCCAAGGCGCGTTTGCAGTTGGTTCTTTGGTAGTGTTCACGGATGGCATGCCTGATAAAAATGAATACCGTAAATTTCGCATTAAAACGGTAGAAGGAGCAAATGATCCCGCTATGATGAACGAAGTGCTTACCCGTCGCTTTGCTCATACGGAATGGACAATACCAGACGTTATCCTTATTGACGGAGGGCGTGCTCAATTACATGCCGCCGTTGCCGCCTATAAAACATCTCCTTTATTTACGAGGTCGAATCTCATAACTATTATTTCCATTGCAAAGCGTGAAGAAGAATTGTATATCCCCGGACAAAAAATGCCAATACCTCTTAAGAAAGTACCGACATCGCTTTTGTATTTACTCCAACAAATTCGTAATGAATCCCATCGGTTCGCCATTTCCTATTACCGCAAACGCCACAGAAGAGAGCTCCTCTAAACTTTGGGTGAATTTTTCTTGCGTCTCCCTTTTTTAAATGTAAGAAAATCTTTTACTTCAAAAGAAAAACCCGCCGCTGACTTGTGTCCTCCACCGCCATAACGCTCTGCCAATTCCGCAACATTCACGCTTCCGTCCGAACGGAGAGATACGATAATTTTATGCTCACGACGCGACCACATAATTGCTACCGGACTTCCGTGTTTTACCAGCGTATGCCCCAATTCGGAAACATATATATTGGTGTTTACCATCTTGCATACATATCCTTCAAAATTAACATCCTCCGCACTTGCCGCCATACGTCCAATACGCCGATCCATTTGCCGAAGCAAAATTGACCCTTCATCAAGATATTTTTTTTCTTCACCCGCTTCAACATCACGCACTAATTTATCCCATACCGCAAACTGCGCATCATAAAGCTGAAGAGATGCCATTATTTTTTTGGTACGCGGCAGTTTAAATTTCCACAAATCGGAATCTTCTATGTACTGCAATAATTTGGGAACTTTCTCTTTTGGGTGAAAATATTTCCATGACAATACCGCGCCGGAATGGAGTACGTCATACGCATATTCATCCGCGAGTTCTGCGGCTTCTTTATTGGTAATATGATGATCTATAACCGTAAGCGATGCGACATCCTTTTTTATGTCTTTTATAACATCCTTTGGAAAAGAGCAATCGACCGTATAGACCGCCTTTCCGCGAGCGGCCGCCGGGAGTTCCCGATTACTGGGCGGTACCGGAATATAGAGAGCGCGTGTTTTAAACTTTTTCCATGCCGCCCAAGCCGCCGCAAATCCGTCCGGACAATCGGCATGGTAAAGAATAACCCGTTCCGTGTGTACGGATTTTTTTTGTTTAAATTGCTTTTTCATCAAAAAATATGTTATTTTTTAGACCGATTTTTGATCTTTTTTGAAGACGTGTCCTAGAAACCACTAGGGTTTGCTACTGTATTGAAAGACGACATTACCATACTGCCCGCCTCGTTGGTGACAAGCTGTTCCTGTTCGATAAAAAACTGATGATCATCCGCCGTATCAACATACAAAACCGCCGCATATTCTTCCCCTCCTTCCGTTCCCCGGAGAAGTTCAACATCTACGTCCGTATGCATGCCCGCGGGAAACCACGCGGCTCCCAAAACATTACCGAAAACACCTTGCGATACCTCCCGTACAGCTACCCATCCCGAAACTGCCAACCCAACACGTGTAATGCGTACGCTATTTCCGGCACGCTGATTGTCTACAGAAATGACATTCTCCCCTGCCGTGGAAACAGCTGTTTCCATCGCGTCCATGCTTTCCATACCGGTAACGTCATTTGCGGTATTATTTACGGTATCAGAGGATGTATCTTCATTGTCCATATTACCCGGTATCTCAAACGGAACATCGCTGATATCTGTTATTTCTTGTCCGTCCCCGTTTTGTAAGTTCGAAACCCCATCTGTATTTCCGCCAAAAAGGGACGCCGAACCAAATCCTATAAGAAAGGCTACGATAGCTACTACAATAACATCTGCATTTTCTTTAATTTTCTCCCACATGGTATATATAATGAGTTAATAACTCCCCCTCTGAATATATACGAAAATATCTAATACACGTCTATCATACACATGAAGAACACTAAAAGTCAAAGATTCAAATATACCATACGGTATTGGTATAAAAATCATGCTCCCGCATTATCATGGCGAGAAACACGTGATCCATATGCTATTTTTGTATCGGAAGTAATGCTTCAGCAAACACAGATACCCCGCGTACAGGAAAAATATCCCTTATTCTTAAAACGTTTTCCTACCATAACTCATTTGGCAACAGCACCGCTTGCAAGTGTTCTTATTGAATGGCAAGGCATGGGATATAATCGGCGCGGTATATATTTGAAACGCGCCGCTGAAATAATACAATCGGAACACGGCGGCATTATTCCTAAAACAATTCATGAGCTTGAACGCCTCCCCGGCATCGGACCATACTCCGCACGCGCCATTCAATGTTTTGCTTATGGCATATGCGAACCATTTGTAGAAACAAATATACGCCGCGTTATTATTCATGAATTTTTTCCGAAAAAACAATCCGTTGCAGATGACGCCATACTGGCTATTCTCTCCTCTATCGAGCCCCAAACAAAAAAACGCGAATGGTATTATGCGCTTATGGACTACGGGCGCGACGGCTTAAAGCATGTGCCGAACCCAAACCGTCGCAGTAAGGGATACGCAAAACAATCGAAATTCGAAGGATCAAATCGGTATATTCGCGCTCAAATTCTTAAGTATATTCTTGCCAATAAAAAAGCGACGAAGGAAGAGCTTTTTGCGTTGCTTACGGACAATCCCCATATTAAGGATCTTTCTTCAAAAAAATATACCGAGATTCTCGCTAAACTACATAAAGATACTACACTCCGGCGAAAAGGAAAATTTTATATGGTATAAGAATACAAAAACATACAAATAATTATGGATGTTTCTATTTACTTTTATCGGCGAGTTGCCAGGTAACAAGAAGAGGACTTGCAATAAAAATGGAGGAATATGTTCCCAACACCGTTCCTATGGTAAGGGCAAGTGCGAACATTCTCGTTGATTCCCCACCCCAGACATAGAGCGTAATAAGAACAAAAATAAGCGTTATTGACGTATTAATGGAACGAATAATATTTTCCCGGATACTCATATTAACCGTTATTTCAAAACTATCTCCCGTACGTTTTTTTAGATTTTCCCGCACGCGATCAAATACAACAATGGTATCATGCACCGAAAAACCGAGAATGGTAAGTAGTGCCGTTATAAAAAGGGCATCTATTTCAACGCCATGATAAGCTCCTAAATAGGCAAAAACACCCGTGGGAATAAGAACATCGTGAAGTAGTGCCACGATAGCTATAAGACCGTATTTCCATGACTGCACCGGCTCTGATACTTTCCGAAACGCCCATGCAATATAAAACACGATAGCGATCATAACAAGCGCAAGTGCTATAATTGCGCGCTGTTTTAGTTCTCCTCCAATGACCGGTCCTATGGAAACAAATCGTTTTTCCGTAAAAGATCCCTGTTCTTCCACTGCGGCAAGAACGCGCTGATGTGCGTCTTCATCCAGATCCCGCATACGAATAAGCACACCCTGCTCTTCCGTGGGCTGAATACGCACCTCCCCGAAACCCAATGCCTCAATACTACTTTCCAAATCACCGGAAGCAGGGGTAGTCGCATCAAATTCCAACTCCACCAAAGATCCTCCGGTAAAATCTATACCCAAGTTAAACCCCCACAATAAAATGGCCATAATACTTACCGCCGAGAGAATCGCCGATATACCGTACCATATAGTTCTTTTTCCAATAATATCCATATACTAAATTTATTTTACGCCAAAAAGTTTTCGCACCATCATGCCCTCATTCCACGAAAAAGCGCGAAGAAACGTGCGCGTAATAGTAATTGCTGAAAACATACTCACTAAAATACCAATACCCAACGTAAGGGCGAATCCCTGAATAAGACTGCTTCCAAACCAATAAAGAATGGATGCCGTAATAAGACTTGAAACATTGGAATCGCGAATAGACGTCCATGCACGCACAAACCCTTCTTCAAGCGCATTTTCTATGGTACGCCCTCTCGCCATTTCTTCTTTGAATCGCTCGAATATAAGAATATTGGCATCCACCGCAATACCGATGGAAAGAATAAAACCAGCAACTCCCGCGGCCGTTAGTGTAACAGGGATAAGTTTAAAGATGGTAAGTACGATAACCGTATACAAAAGAAGAGCAAGTACGGCAAGAAGTCCCGGTAATCGGTACCACCCTATCATAAACAAGGCAACGACAATGAGTCCGTATATACCCGCGGTTATATTGCGCACCAGCGACTCCGCTCCCAAAGATGCCTCCACGCTTTGCTGGGAAATAAGAGTAATCGGGACCGGAAGTGCTCCGGAATTTAAGCGACGCACCATATCACGCACCTCATCTGCCGTAAAATTTCCTGTGATTTGTGCCGTACCTCCCGCAATTTTTTGCTGTACCACGGGCGCGCTAACAAGAATGCCATCAAGATAAATTGCCACCTGACGACCAATATTTTCCTCTGTAATTTCTTCAAATAAAGCGGCTCCTTCTTCATTAAATCGAAGTGTTACATGCGGTTGTCCGCTCACGCTATCAAACGCCACATCCGCCCGCTCCAAAAATTTCCCCGTAAGCTTGGTCGGTACAAAAAACTCATCCGCTGAAATGCTTTCCGCTTCGGGATCTATCGGTTCTTCCCGTTCCGTGCGAAATTCCAAAAAAGGCGTCTCGCCAATAAGACGAATCGCCTCGTTAATATCTTTAATACCTGCAAGCTCCACAATGAGACGCTGACTTTCTCCCGACTGCTCCACCTGAATAAGCGGCTCCGCAACACCAAACACGTTCACGCGCCGCTCGATAACATCCCGGAGTCCTTCCATGGATTCCTCTACGTCTCCCGCCGGAATTTCCGTTATGTCGGCCTGGTATACAAGGTGCGTCCCTCCCTGTAAATCGAGTCCTAATCGAAAAGGACGCTCAAACAACGGTACATTTTCTATAAAAGGAATATGCGCCGGAAAGACGAAAAGCCCGGCAACCCCGCCGACGATAAACAACAGAAGACTCATCATACGTGCTTTTGCGCTTTGTGACATATTCTTACAGATTCTCTACCTCTATTCCCATACTTCGTGCCGTGCCTTCGATAATACGCATTGCCGCTTCTGTATCGTTTGCGTTTAGGTCTTCCTTCTTGCGTTCCGCCATATCACGCACCTGATCGCGCGTTACCGTGCCAACTTTTTTACGCAACGGTTGTCCGGAACCTTTATCCACTCCCGCGGCCTTTCGAAGCATATCGGATGCCGGAGGCGTTTTGAGTTTAAAATCGAATGTCCGATCCTCGTAAATGGTAATTTCTGCGGGAATAATATCATCTCCTTTATCTGCCGTTGCCTGATTAAATTTATTTACAAAATCTCCAATATTAATACCATGAGGTCCCAATGCCGTTCCTACGGGAGGTGCGGGCGTTGCTTTCCCGGCTTTAATTTGAAGTTTAAGAACCGTTTTTATTTTTTTATTGTCTGCCATATATAATGAATGGTGAATAAGCGACTAGATACGTTTTACCTGCAAAAAATCCAATTCTACCGGTGTTTCGCGTCCAAAAATGGATACAAGCACCCGAACCTTTCCCTTCTCTGCATCAACTTCCGACACCTTTCCTTCGTAATCCTTAAATGGTCCGTCTGTGATTTTTACCGTATCTCCCTCGGTAAAGTCAACAGTGTGCTTCGGTTCATCTTCGCCCATGCGTCCCAGCAATATTTCCATCTCCTCTTCAGAAAGAGGGGTTGGGGTTGTTCCCGAACCGACAAAACCCGTTACCCGCGGTGTATTTCGAATAACATACCATGAATCGTCCGTCACAATCATTTCCACAAGTACATATCCGGGATACACTTTTTCCTCGGTAACTCGACGCTTTCCGCCTTTAATTTTTATTTTTTTCTCGGTAGGAACAAGAACGGTAAAAATCTTATCCTCCATACCCATAGATTCAATACGCTGGCGTAAATTACGCGCAACGGCATCTTCATAGCCGGAATAAGTATGTACCGCATACCAATTCCGACCAAATTCAGCTGTTTGTTTTGCCATATGAAAATGAAGTGGACGGTAAGAGATTGATAATTATAGACAATTACTCACCGTATTCCACCTACTAGAGAATAAATGCCTCCAATAAATATTGAAAAAGAATATCAAGAAAACCCAAAAATATCGCAACAACGATGGAAATAAAAACAACCGCCGCCGTCATGCGAAGT is a window from the Candidatus Ryanbacteria bacterium CG10_big_fil_rev_8_21_14_0_10_43_42 genome containing:
- a CDS encoding endonuclease III, with the translated sequence MKNTKSQRFKYTIRYWYKNHAPALSWRETRDPYAIFVSEVMLQQTQIPRVQEKYPLFLKRFPTITHLATAPLASVLIEWQGMGYNRRGIYLKRAAEIIQSEHGGIIPKTIHELERLPGIGPYSARAIQCFAYGICEPFVETNIRRVIIHEFFPKKQSVADDAILAILSSIEPQTKKREWYYALMDYGRDGLKHVPNPNRRSKGYAKQSKFEGSNRYIRAQILKYILANKKATKEELFALLTDNPHIKDLSSKKYTEILAKLHKDTTLRRKGKFYMV
- the secF gene encoding protein translocase subunit SecF, which produces MDIIGKRTIWYGISAILSAVSIMAILLWGFNLGIDFTGGSLVELEFDATTPASGDLESSIEALGFGEVRIQPTEEQGVLIRMRDLDEDAHQRVLAAVEEQGSFTEKRFVSIGPVIGGELKQRAIIALALVMIAIVFYIAWAFRKVSEPVQSWKYGLIAIVALLHDVLIPTGVFAYLGAYHGVEIDALFITALLTILGFSVHDTIVVFDRVRENLKKRTGDSFEITVNMSIRENIIRSINTSITLIFVLITLYVWGGESTRMFALALTIGTVLGTYSSIFIASPLLVTWQLADKSK
- the secD gene encoding protein translocase subunit SecD, translating into MMSLLLFIVGGVAGLFVFPAHIPFIENVPLFERPFRLGLDLQGGTHLVYQADITEIPAGDVEESMEGLRDVIERRVNVFGVAEPLIQVEQSGESQRLIVELAGIKDINEAIRLIGETPFLEFRTEREEPIDPEAESISADEFFVPTKLTGKFLERADVAFDSVSGQPHVTLRFNEEGAALFEEITEENIGRQVAIYLDGILVSAPVVQQKIAGGTAQITGNFTADEVRDMVRRLNSGALPVPITLISQQSVEASLGAESLVRNITAGIYGLIVVALFMIGWYRLPGLLAVLALLLYTVIVLTIFKLIPVTLTAAGVAGFILSIGIAVDANILIFERFKEEMARGRTIENALEEGFVRAWTSIRDSNVSSLITASILYWFGSSLIQGFALTLGIGILVSMFSAITITRTFLRAFSWNEGMMVRKLFGVK
- the rplK gene encoding 50S ribosomal protein L11, whose translation is MADNKKIKTVLKLQIKAGKATPAPPVGTALGPHGINIGDFVNKFNQATADKGDDIIPAEITIYEDRTFDFKLKTPPASDMLRKAAGVDKGSGQPLRKKVGTVTRDQVRDMAERKKEDLNANDTEAAMRIIEGTARSMGIEVENL
- a CDS encoding transcription termination/antitermination protein NusG, with protein sequence MAKQTAEFGRNWYAVHTYSGYEDAVARNLRQRIESMGMEDKIFTVLVPTEKKIKIKGGKRRVTEEKVYPGYVLVEMIVTDDSWYVIRNTPRVTGFVGSGTTPTPLSEEEMEILLGRMGEDEPKHTVDFTEGDTVKITDGPFKDYEGKVSEVDAEKGKVRVLVSIFGRETPVELDFLQVKRI
- a CDS encoding preprotein translocase subunit SecE, whose amino-acid sequence is MIKKLTAYFAETRIELKRVTWPSREETLRMTAAVVFISIVVAIFLGFLDILFQYLLEAFIL